A stretch of the Clavibacter sp. B3I6 genome encodes the following:
- a CDS encoding LacI family DNA-binding transcriptional regulator codes for MSRVTITDVAARAQVSISTVSKALSGNHEISEETRIRVRRAAADLGYRPRGSARPARAGSTRAVGLLTQDSVGRLSLPVLLGAENAVGTERMSVLLCDSRGDAVRGAYQLNTLLEHGIDGLIVLADDTNDQPSLGRLGVPVVYAYGASTDASDFSVVPDEQGGARDAVRHLVSRGRTRIAHLTGPVHYAATVRREQAWRASLQEAGLRPPAEPIRGEWLESTGHSAVDELLDRGIDFDAVFCGSDMLARGVVDQLRDRGRRIPEDVAVVGFDNWGLMAGGSRPPLTTVDMRLERLGRSAVSALFDAIAGHARSGVERLPTELVLRASS; via the coding sequence ATGTCGCGAGTGACCATCACGGACGTCGCCGCGCGGGCGCAGGTGTCCATCTCGACCGTGTCGAAGGCCCTCTCGGGCAACCACGAGATCAGCGAGGAGACCCGCATCCGCGTGCGCCGTGCGGCGGCGGATCTCGGCTACCGGCCGCGGGGGAGCGCGCGCCCGGCCCGGGCCGGGTCGACGCGGGCGGTGGGGCTGCTGACCCAGGACAGCGTGGGGCGGCTCAGCCTCCCCGTGCTCCTGGGCGCCGAGAACGCCGTCGGCACCGAGCGGATGTCCGTCCTGCTGTGCGACAGCCGGGGCGACGCCGTGCGCGGGGCCTACCAGCTCAACACCCTGCTCGAGCACGGCATCGACGGCCTCATCGTGCTCGCGGACGACACCAACGACCAGCCGTCGCTCGGGCGCCTGGGCGTGCCGGTGGTGTACGCGTACGGCGCATCCACCGACGCCTCGGACTTCTCGGTCGTCCCCGACGAGCAGGGCGGTGCGCGGGACGCGGTCCGGCATCTCGTGAGCCGGGGCAGGACCCGCATCGCCCACCTCACCGGGCCCGTCCACTACGCCGCGACGGTGCGACGCGAGCAGGCGTGGCGCGCCAGCCTGCAGGAGGCGGGGCTGCGTCCTCCCGCGGAGCCGATCCGAGGCGAGTGGCTCGAGTCCACGGGCCACTCCGCGGTGGACGAGCTCCTCGACCGCGGCATCGACTTCGACGCCGTCTTCTGCGGCAGCGACATGCTGGCCCGCGGCGTGGTCGACCAGCTCCGCGACCGGGGCCGGCGGATCCCGGAGGACGTCGCGGTCGTGGGCTTCGACAACTGGGGCCTGATGGCCGGGGGCAGCCGCCCGCCGCTCACGACCGTGGACATGCGCCTGGAGCGGCTCGGGCGCAGTGCGGTCTCGGCGCTCTTCGACGCGATCGCCGGGCATGCGCGCAGCGGCGTCGAGCGTCTCCCCACGGAGCTGGTGCTGCGCGCATCGTCGTGA
- a CDS encoding beta-galactosidase family protein, translating into MPGLPATSTRFRIGADDFELDGRPHRVIAGALHYFRVHPDQWADRIRKARLMGLDTIETYVAWNAHSPERGAFDTSAGLDLGRFLDLVHAEGMHAIVRPGPYICAEWDGGGLPGWLFEDPAVGVRRSEPLYLAAVDEFLRRVYEIVAPRQIDNGGPVILVQIENEYGAYGDDAEYLRHLVDLTRESGIIVPLTTVDQPTDEMLSRGSLDELHRTGSFGSRATERLATLRRHQPTGPLMCSEFWDGWFDHWGEHHHTTSAADAAAELDALLAAGASVNIYMFHGGTNFGFTNGANHKGTYQSHVTSYDYDAPLDETGSPTEKYLAFREVISRYRSVPDEVPAQRGDAPAFEVAFDQVVPLAALVADGAAGASRATDAVPSMDGLGVFRGFALHRVELPASDRTRVLAFGEVRDRAVVSVDGVRVGVIQRDQHETAIAVPPGRILEVLVEDQGRVNYGVRIGEAKGLIGPATLDGVELTGWESRPLDLDALAAEATTRAAAAPADGPVAFLDGPVLAHASFDVEAPADLFLDTRSWGKGVTFVNGFALGRYWTRGPQHTLYVPGAQLRAGRNDLVVFETGAAADPVVAFLAQPELGHREP; encoded by the coding sequence ATGCCCGGCCTCCCCGCCACCAGCACCCGCTTCCGCATCGGCGCCGACGACTTCGAGCTCGACGGCCGCCCCCACCGCGTCATCGCGGGCGCCCTCCACTACTTCCGCGTGCACCCCGACCAGTGGGCCGACCGGATCCGCAAGGCCCGCCTCATGGGCCTCGACACCATCGAGACCTACGTCGCCTGGAACGCGCACTCCCCCGAGCGCGGCGCGTTCGACACGAGCGCCGGGCTCGACCTCGGCCGCTTCCTCGACCTGGTCCACGCCGAGGGCATGCACGCGATCGTGCGCCCCGGCCCCTACATCTGCGCCGAGTGGGACGGCGGCGGCCTCCCCGGCTGGCTGTTCGAGGACCCGGCCGTCGGCGTCCGCCGCAGCGAGCCGCTGTACCTCGCCGCGGTCGACGAGTTCCTCCGCCGCGTGTACGAGATCGTCGCGCCGCGGCAGATCGACAACGGCGGGCCCGTGATCCTCGTGCAGATCGAGAACGAGTACGGCGCGTACGGCGACGACGCGGAGTACCTCCGCCACCTCGTGGACCTCACGCGGGAGTCCGGGATCATCGTGCCGCTGACGACCGTCGACCAGCCGACCGACGAGATGCTCTCCCGCGGCAGCCTCGACGAGCTGCACCGCACCGGGTCCTTCGGCTCGCGCGCCACCGAGCGCCTCGCGACCCTGCGCCGCCACCAGCCGACCGGGCCGCTCATGTGCAGCGAGTTCTGGGACGGCTGGTTCGACCACTGGGGCGAGCACCACCACACGACGTCCGCGGCCGACGCCGCCGCCGAGCTCGATGCCCTGCTCGCCGCGGGCGCGTCCGTGAACATCTACATGTTCCACGGCGGCACCAACTTCGGCTTCACGAACGGCGCGAACCACAAGGGCACGTACCAGTCGCACGTCACCTCGTACGACTACGACGCCCCGCTGGACGAGACGGGATCCCCGACGGAGAAGTACCTCGCGTTCCGCGAGGTGATCTCCCGCTACCGGTCCGTGCCCGACGAGGTGCCCGCGCAGCGCGGGGACGCGCCCGCCTTCGAGGTGGCGTTCGACCAGGTCGTGCCGCTGGCCGCGCTCGTCGCGGACGGCGCGGCGGGTGCATCCCGCGCCACCGACGCCGTGCCGTCGATGGACGGGCTCGGCGTGTTCCGCGGGTTCGCGCTGCACCGGGTGGAGCTGCCCGCGTCGGACCGCACGCGCGTGCTGGCGTTCGGCGAGGTGCGCGACCGCGCCGTCGTGTCGGTCGACGGGGTGCGCGTCGGCGTGATCCAGCGCGACCAGCACGAGACCGCGATCGCCGTGCCGCCCGGCCGGATCCTCGAGGTGCTCGTGGAGGACCAGGGACGCGTCAACTACGGCGTGCGGATCGGCGAGGCCAAGGGCCTCATCGGCCCGGCGACGCTCGACGGGGTGGAGCTCACCGGCTGGGAGAGCCGTCCGCTCGACCTCGACGCGCTGGCCGCCGAGGCGACGACCCGCGCCGCCGCGGCACCCGCTGATGGGCCCGTCGCCTTCCTCGACGGACCCGTGCTCGCCCACGCGTCCTTCGACGTGGAGGCGCCCGCCGACCTCTTCCTCGACACGCGCTCGTGGGGCAAGGGCGTCACCTTCGTCAACGGCTTCGCGCTCGGCCGCTACTGGACCCGCGGGCCGCAGCACACGCTCTACGTGCCGGGCGCGCAGCTCCGCGCGGGCCGCAACGACCTCGTCGTGTTCGAGACGGGCGCGGCGGCGGATCCGGTCGTCGCGTTCCTCGCGCAGCCGGAGCTCGGGCACCGGGAGCCGTAG
- a CDS encoding ABC transporter substrate-binding protein, translating to MSLSFPRRAKRVVALGLGLVLAGSLAACSSGSGGGASADTATADELTTALDTESTLTVWGWAPAIEPIAEAFEAKHPKITVDVQNVGTGADQYTKLQNAIKAGKGAPDVAQVEYFAIPQFALGKSLADLSGYGYSDLEDQFTASTWNAVTEGDALYALPQDSGPMAMFYRQDVFDKYGIAVPTTWDEYVAAAETMHAADPNQYITSDSGDAGFTTSMIWQAGGQPYKVDGDKVTIDMQDEGAKKYTAMWNQLVEGGSLAQTPGWTDEWFRGLGDGSIATLITGAWMPGNLIAQAAEGSGQWRVAPMPQYTAGDTATAESGGSSIAVMQQSENKLVAAEFAKFTTADAEGRQISFDAGGFPSTTEDLNSDEFLGETPEYFGGQKINEVLSEASKNVVPDWQYLPFQVYTNSIFSDSASAAYSNGTSLDPVLEAWGKAAAEYGQQQGFSVEVK from the coding sequence ATGTCCCTCTCGTTCCCCCGCAGGGCGAAGCGCGTCGTCGCGCTCGGCCTCGGCCTCGTCCTCGCGGGCTCCCTCGCGGCCTGCTCCTCCGGATCCGGCGGCGGCGCCAGCGCCGACACCGCCACCGCGGACGAGCTGACCACCGCCCTCGACACCGAGTCGACCCTCACCGTCTGGGGCTGGGCCCCGGCCATCGAGCCGATCGCGGAGGCCTTCGAGGCCAAGCACCCGAAGATCACGGTCGACGTGCAGAACGTCGGCACCGGCGCCGACCAGTACACGAAGCTCCAGAACGCCATCAAGGCGGGCAAGGGCGCTCCCGACGTGGCGCAGGTCGAGTACTTCGCGATCCCGCAGTTCGCGCTCGGCAAGTCCCTCGCCGACCTCTCCGGCTACGGCTACTCGGACCTCGAGGACCAGTTCACGGCGTCCACCTGGAACGCCGTCACCGAGGGCGACGCCCTCTACGCGCTGCCGCAGGACTCCGGCCCCATGGCGATGTTCTACCGCCAGGACGTCTTCGACAAGTACGGCATCGCGGTCCCCACCACCTGGGACGAGTACGTGGCCGCCGCGGAGACGATGCACGCCGCCGACCCGAACCAGTACATCACCAGCGACTCCGGCGACGCCGGCTTCACCACGAGCATGATCTGGCAGGCCGGCGGCCAGCCCTACAAGGTCGACGGCGACAAGGTCACCATCGACATGCAGGACGAGGGCGCCAAGAAGTACACCGCCATGTGGAACCAGCTCGTCGAGGGCGGCTCGCTGGCCCAGACCCCCGGCTGGACCGACGAGTGGTTCCGCGGCCTCGGCGACGGATCCATCGCCACGCTGATCACCGGCGCCTGGATGCCCGGCAACCTCATCGCGCAGGCGGCCGAGGGCTCCGGCCAGTGGCGCGTCGCCCCCATGCCGCAGTACACGGCCGGCGACACCGCGACCGCGGAGAGCGGCGGATCCTCCATCGCCGTCATGCAGCAGTCCGAGAACAAGCTCGTCGCGGCGGAGTTCGCCAAGTTCACGACGGCCGACGCCGAGGGTCGCCAGATCTCCTTCGACGCGGGCGGCTTCCCGTCCACCACGGAGGACCTGAACAGCGACGAGTTCCTCGGTGAGACCCCCGAGTACTTCGGCGGCCAGAAGATCAACGAGGTGCTCAGCGAGGCCTCGAAGAACGTCGTCCCGGACTGGCAGTACCTGCCCTTCCAGGTCTACACGAACAGCATCTTCAGCGACTCGGCCTCGGCCGCGTACTCCAACGGCACCTCGCTCGACCCCGTCCTCGAGGCGTGGGGCAAGGCGGCTGCCGAGTACGGCCAGCAGCAGGGCTTCTCCGTCGAGGTGAAGTAG